The Drosophila teissieri strain GT53w unplaced genomic scaffold, Prin_Dtei_1.1 Segkk80_quiver_pilon_scaf, whole genome shotgun sequence nucleotide sequence ggtattttcggtataacttggccaaaaatggtcggaaagttaaaaaattacatttttttactcctaattaccaatactaaccaaacaaataacgtTTGGACCGATTGAATAGTTGTGATGCCTCACTGCTTTGACATCATTGTAATGGGGTTCGCAAATAAGAATCATATATACACTAtttaacttcatttatttcttcatATACAAAAATCACGTCTGATCGCTATGACCGCAAATTacaagagagaaagaaagaataCAGTTCAGTTCAATTAGCAtcgatatataaaatgttaatccGCTGTTAAGACAGCTGAAGCACCGGGTGACTCCGCCATAATCCGTACATGCCGCCCGCCAATGCGTCGTCCAGCATGAAGGCTCCTTGTGATTCTTGATCCGTGTGTTGATCATAATTATGTTGAAATCGGAAGTGGACAAAGCTTTGTGATTGACCTCTTTTGAATGCCAGATTTCGTCTTTAATGTAACCACTCTGACTAGCGAGTCCGATCCAGGGTGCAGTTCGACGACTCGGCCTATAGTCCATTTAGCTGGTGGTAGATTATCATCCTTTATAATGACTAAGTCGTTGATGCTAAGATTATCTTTGATTTGGCACCACTTTGGCCGAGTTTGCAAGTGTGATAACCAATCACGAGACCATTGAGACCAGAATTGTCGCGTCATGTGTTGTTGTGCGAGAAATAGTTCACGCAAAGGCTTATTATTCGGCCGACCTTGTGGCGGTGCCAGTAGTGCGTCACCAATTAAGAAATGTGCTGGAGTTAGTACTTCTAAATCGTCAGGGTCGGCGGTTAGCGGGCAAAGTGGACGTGAGTTCAAACATGCTTCAATCCTGATCAAAACTGTAGTAAGCTCCTCATACGTCTGCTTGTGGCTGCCGACGATCCGTTTAAGATGATGCTTCATTGCTTTCACGTTTGCCTCCCAGATGCCACCAAAATTGGGAGAATATGGAGGTGTGAAATGCCACCTTGTCCCATGTTGACATGTCGATTCGTTTAGGGCTGCCTTGCAAGTGATGGCTGGTTAAGCGATGTACTCGCGCCAACAAAATTTGTGCCGTTATCACTATACATATGTTGAACTTGTCCTCGACGTCCGGTGAATCGCGTAAATGCTTGCAGGAAGTGCTCTGTTGAAAGTCCAGTGACGGCTTCCAAGTGGACCGCCTTGGTTGCTAAGCATATAAAAATGGCTACATAGCCTTTGTAGGTGGTTGATCCTCGTACACGCGCGGCTTGAAGTTCAATCGCACCAGTGTAGTCAACTCCTGTTGTAATGAACGGACGAGTTGGGGGTTGACTCGATGTAATGGCAAGTCACCCATCAATTGCTTCGCTACGACTGGAGCTACCTTAAAACATGTGACGCATTTCGGATGATTCGCCTGACTGCTTGTCTGCCTCTGGGAATCCAGAATTTGTAGCGTATGTGAGCCAGTGTTAATTGAGCGCCGCCATGTAGAGTGAGCTGATGAGAGTGTTGAATTACCAAATCTGTAAATAGGTGACAATGAGGTAATATAATTGGATGTTTTCGAGAAAAAGAGAGATTTGAATGCTTGAGACGGCCACGAATCCTCAAGATATTGTTGTCAAGAAACGGTGTAAGATTTGAAAGTGTGCTACGGGGTGGTAACGGCTTGTTCCTTTTAAGCGCTTGGATGTCGGCGTGAAATGTATCGGATTGTGCAAGGCGAGCTATGCAGCACAGGGCCTCATCCAGCTCGTCAGGAGAGAGTGATCCGTGACTTCGTTGTGCTCGAGCATGAGCATTGTGGCAGAATCGTAACATGTATGCCGTGACACGTAGCAGTTTTGTATACGACGAGAATCGGTCAATAATAGAATCCTTTGTGTCTGACAAGGTAGTGAAGGCTCTAATTTTTATGGATTTGGCCTCCAGATCCCGTTCTTCTGGATTGAGCAATTGTGATTGCGTGTTTGGCCAAATATTGTGTGGTTTGCATAGCCAGGATGGGCCATGCCACCAAATATCAGGTATTTGGCTCGGTGGTAAGCCTCTGGTTGCGCAATCTGCTGGGTTTTCCGATGTGTCTATGTGGTGCCACTGAGCCGCTGAGGTGTGGTCGAGAATGTAAGACACTCGGTTGGCTACAAACGTTTTCCACCTAGTAATGTCTCCTTTAATCCAGTGCAGAACAATGGTAGCATCGGTCCAGTAAAAGGTAGATATATGTGCATTGGTCCATCGGTTATTCTCCAGCACCCATTTGGTGAGTTTGGTAGCTAATACTGCACCGCATAGCTCAGTGCGCGGTATTGTTAACGGCTTGGTTGGcgaaatttttgattttgcgaCGATGAGCGTTGTATAGAAAGTCCCATCAGACTGTTGGGTGCGTGCATACACTGCTGCTGCGTAAGCACTGGAGGATCCATCGCAAAAGGTGTGCAGTTGTATCTCACTACTAAATAGTGGCGTAAATTTGACGCTGCGTGGTATTTTGATCGTCTTAACCTTCATTAGTTGCTGTCGAAATTGTTGCCATTTGACGGCAATGGTGTTGGGAACTGGCTCATCCCAATCCAGTGATGTACTCGATCCGTCCTCGCGATATTGCTTCGCTAGTGTGATTTCTTTCAATATAATCTTTGCTGAAATTACAACTGGAGCGATTAATCCAAGAGGATCAAATAAACGTGCTATGGTCGATAGGATTTCTCGTTTTGTTATACCGGCTGGAGTATTTGCTAGTAATTTATAAGTGAAGCAATCTTGCTTGGGCAACCAGTACATACCCAGTGTTTTGATGGTGTCCGCATTGTCCCAACTGAGGGATGTCTGCTTGCATCGATGCTCGAGAGGTATCGTTGCCATCAGATCCTGGTCATTACTAGCCCATTTTCGTAGCTCCATGCCAGAGGATTTTAAAGCTAGCATAGTTTGCAAACTTTTCCGTATTGCTGCCTCTTGTGAATGATCGCCTGAGAGAATGTCGTCGACATATATCTCATTTTTGAGAACGTTGGATGCCATAGGATATTTTGTCTGTGTGTCTTCAGCTATTTGATGGATGACTCTTATAGCTGTATAAGGTGCAGACGCTGTTCCAAACGTGACGGTAGTTAAGCAATGCTGTTTGATGACTCCATCCGCCGCCCGCCATAAAATCCTCTGGTACTGCGTGTCATCAGGGTGGACATTGATACAGCGATACATTCGTTGTATATCGGCAGTGAAAACAAACTGATATTGTCTCCAATTCAAGAGAACGGCTGGCAGATCATTTTGCAGCGTGGGACCTACACATAGTACATCGTTTAACGATCTGCCATTTGAGGTCCGGGCCGATGCGTCAAAAACGATACGTTGTTTTGTGGTGAGGCTTTCTTCTTTGAAAACTGCATGATGTGGTAGCACGCATGATGCAACATGCCGACCGTAGGAATCCGTGGTTATGGTTGAGTTTTCGCTCGTCTCTGCCAACGTGATTTGACCTAGTTGAAAATATTCTTCAATTCCTTTGCAGTATCTGATCCATTTGTCTGGGTCCCTTTGAAGGCGCCTTTCGAGTTGAAGATATCTGTTCAGGGCGATCTGATGAGATTTTCCGAGCGTCATACTGGGGTCAAAGTTCCTCTTGAATGGCAAACGGACTTGATAACTGCCGTCTGGTTGACGTTGATGGGTCTGCTTAAAGAAAGACTCGCACCATTGATCTTCTTTGGAGAGCTTTGGGCGTTCTGGAACTGATTCTACCTCGCAAAATACCTTAAGCAGCTCTTCGGAGTTTATTATGGCATGATTACATCGAATGTGGCGTGTAATATGCGTGTTGCCAACATTGCCTAACAGAACCCATCCGAGTTGAGTATTCTGCGCTATGGGTTCGTTTGGCAAGCCAATCTTAGTTCCAGGTAACAAGAGTTGTGCCATAAGGTCGGCTCCAAAAATGATATCGATTCGCTTGGATCTATAATAATAGGGGTCTGCGAGCATGAGACCATGGATATGACTCCAGTTTCCTGCTGGAAAACTTTGACTTGGCATGTGTGATGTCAACGTGTTCAAAACATAAGCATCGTCGACCTTTAACGAGAAATTTGGGTTAGTTGCTGTTTGCACCGAACAACTTACGATGAATTTGCAGCGTCGTCCTGAATCTTGACCGACTCCGGTGATTGAAGTGCGAGTTGTGCTTCGGGAGAGCTGGAGAGACTGTACAGCATGCTCCGAAATGATAGTTGCTTCCGATCCTTGGTCAAGAAGCGCGTTTACCGTGGCCTGGCATCCTGTCTGTGTGTTACTGAGTACAACCCGAGCTGTTGCTAGTAGTACCTTTCGATGAGTCATAGATGAAGTTGTAGTTGACATGCACTGTAGAGTCGGCTTGGCATCTGAACTGGCTGCTGAACTTTGGCATGATGTCGAGGAGGGTATCAGCGTTGGCTGTGTTGCTGGAAAATGTAACATCGTGTGATGACGTTGACCACAATGAAGACAATTCTTGTTGCTGGGGCAGCTTGCTTGTGTGTGCGATTTTCCCAGGCAATTGAGACACAATTTTGCCTTGCTGGCCACTTCCTTCCGTTGGTAGCAATCCATTGAAAGAAATTGCGGACATCTTCGAAGTATGTGTAAGTTGCCACAATGATAGCAAGCGGACGCGGAAGCACCCGACCTGGTGTGGGCGCTGTGCACACGCACGCGTTTAGTACCGTCTGAAGTTTCATTTGACTGTTTCATGCCGCTGCACGCGTTACGGCTTTCAATAGCGTCTAACGTAACAAGTCGATCATTGAGGAACTGTTGCAGATCTTTGTATGAAGGAACGTCAATCTTGCTGCCCAGATGATGCTCCCAAGCTGTGTGAGTGTCTTTGGGTAGTTTGGTTGTTAGATAATGAGTCAACCAAAAATCTCCTCCCTGTAGTGGCGCCTTGACGGTATTGCAAGCGGCAATGCAGACGTTGACTGTGCTAACCATAGACCGTATGTCAGCAGATTTTTCTTTCGAAAGATTCGGTAAGTTGTAGAGCATGTTCATATGGCTGGCGAACACAATTCGTGGGTTGTTATATCGTTGTAGAAGTGTGGTCCAAGCGACTTCATAGTTTGCTTCAGTTAAAGCGATTTGGCGAATGTCGTTGTCCAGGCCTACTGGTAATGCTTCCTTTAAAAAATGGAACCTTTGAATCTTATCCAGACGCTCATTATTGTGAATTAAGCGTAAAAATGCATCATGAAAACTTGGCCAGTCCGCGCAGTTGCCAGAGAATTTCGGAACTGGTAATTTTGGCAGTGGTATCCGTACTTCCTCTACATGTGTTGTTATTGTAGAGTTAGCTGATTCGTTGTGCGTCACTGTGCCTGGATAAATTCGTTTCTTTTCTTCGGCCACGAAACAGTAAACTTCCATGCCCAGGTCTTCGAATTGGCTGATTGTATTTTGTTGCTTATACACACTTTCTTCGTAGTCTGCCATGCATATAAGTGTGTGATGCGCCTGATGAAATTCTTTGTTAAACTCGTCGATTTGATTCAAACGTTTTTCGAAATATATTTCCGTTTTCCGCGCACTCGAGTCTTTTTTCACATTACTGAACAAGCGCTTCAAAGACTCAATGCGGTCAGTTTGAACTCGCACCAGTTGATCAAATTTCGACATTGTTTATACTGACGTTGCTCCACTGTATGTAATATGCACAAATGCTCGTATGTTATCGGTGTTCTTCTTTGACGTCTTGTTTTTTTGAGTTGGCAGAGATTCCGGCAAATCTAACGGAATCGAAGGGCAACGGGACTTAGCTCTGTCGTGATGAGAGCGAGCGCGAATGTTTGCGTATACTGCTCTGTCGTGATGAGAGCGAGCGCGATAGAAAACGTAGGCACGGTGATTTATCTGGATGAAGCCGACCACGAAGATAAAATTGCCAAACAGCTTTTagcaattattaattatgattCTTATGAGCAAGGTTCCCCTCATGGGCCACCAATGAATAGTTGTGATGCCTCACTGCTTTGACATCATTGTAATGGGGTTCGCAAATAAGAATCATATATACACTAtttaacttcatttatttcttcatATACAAAAATCACGTCTGATCGCTATGACCGCAAATTacaagagagaaagaaagaataCAGTTCAGTTCAATTAGCAtcgatatataaaatgttaatccGCTGTTAAGACAGCTGAAGCACCGGGTGACTCCGCTCATAATCCGTacaccgattttgtcaaaataatttttggccaaattttcgcatttttttaccattttgatcatcaaaatttgcaaaaaatgtgaaaaaatagaatttcaatttgtaaacaccgttcgattggaaatttaaatacgagctcaacgaggtataacattccatatttggaccactatttcgaatgctgtgataaaaatagtgaaaataaagttcgcaaaaagaaaaacgaaaacagattttcggcaaaaatgcaatatttacgattggtattttcggtataacttggccaaaaatggtcggaaagttaaaaaaattacatttttgtactcctaattaccaatactaaccaaacaaataacttttggaccgattttgtcaaaataatttttggccaaattttcgcattttttttaccattttgatcatcaaaatttgcaaaaaatgtgaaaaaaatagaatttcaatttgtaaacaccgttcgattggaaatttaaatacgagctcaacgaggtatagcattccatatttggaccactatttcgaatgctgtgataaaaatagtgaaaataaagttagcaaaagaacagaaaaacagattttcggcaaaaatgcaatatttacgattggtattttcggtataacttggccaaaaatggtcggaaagttaaaaaaattacatttttttactcctaattaccaatactaaccaaacaaataacttttggaccgattttgtcaaaataatttttggccaaattttcgcattttttttaccattttgatcatcaaaatttgcaaaaaatgtgaaaaaaatagaatttcaaattgtaaacaccgttcgattggaaatttaaatacgagctcaacgaggtatagcattccatatttggaccactatttcgaatgctgtgataaaaatagtgaaaataaagttagcaaaaaaacagaaaaacagattttcggcaaaaatgcaatatttacgattggtattttcggtataacttggccaaaaatggtcggaaagttaaaaaaattacatttttgtactcctaattaccaatactaaccaaacaaataacttttggaccgattttgtcaaaataatttttggccaaatt carries:
- the LOC122625810 gene encoding uncharacterized protein LOC122625810 encodes the protein MLALKSSGMELRKWASNDQDLMATIPLEHRCKQTSLSWDNADTIKTLAKIILKEITLAKQYREDGSSTSLDWDEPVPNTIAVKWQQFRQQLMKVKTIKIPRSVKFTPLFSSEIQLHTFCDGSSSAYAAAVYARTQQSDGTFYTTLIVAKSKISPTKPLTIPRTELCGAVLATKLTKWVLENNRWTNAHISTFYWTDATIVLHWIKGDITRWKTFVANRVSYILDHTSAAQWHHIDTSENPADCATRGLPPSQIPDIWWHGPSWLCKPHNIWPNTQSQLLNPEERDLEAKSIKIRAFTTLSDTKDSIIDRFSSYTKLLRVTAYMLRFCHNAHARAQRSHGSLSPDELDEALCCIARLAQSDTFHADIQALKRNKPFGNSTLSSAHSTWRRSINTGSHTLQILDSQRQTSSQANHPKCVTCFKVAPVVAKQLMGDLPLHRVNPQLVRSLQQELTTLVRLNFKPRVYEDQPPTKAM